A region from the Triticum aestivum cultivar Chinese Spring chromosome 3D, IWGSC CS RefSeq v2.1, whole genome shotgun sequence genome encodes:
- the LOC123079923 gene encoding probable magnesium transporter NIPA6 yields MSPAATDAGGDLFAANLKGALLAVASSAFVGVSFIVKKKGLRRAGAVGSRAGVGGYGYLWEPLWWVGMVTMLVGETANFVAYMFAPAVLVAPLGALSIIVSAVLAHFMLNEKLQRVGVLGCILCIVGSTVIILHAPEERSPDSVEQIWRLATQPTFLCYAALAVAVSLLLMLYCAPRYGQTNIMIYVGICSVIGSLTVMSIKAVGIAIKLTIQGVNQAGYFQTWMFVTVSAICLIIQLVYLNKALDTFNTALVSPIYYAMFTTLTILASAIMFKDWSGQSASIIASETCGFLTVLAGIIVLHSTKEPDQNLSPDLYASLTAPLPPKIYWHIQGNGDVGKQKEDESLPCDFITVVRQDYFV; encoded by the exons ATGAGCCCCGCCGCGACGGACGCCGGCGGCGACCTCTTCGCCGCCAACCTCAAGGGCGCGCTCCTCGCCGTCGCCTCCTCCGCCTTCGTCGGGGTCAGCTTCATCGTCAAGAAGAAGGGCCTCCGCCGCGCCGGCGCCGTCGGCTCCCGGGCAG GTGTCGGAGGGTATGGGTACCTCTGGGAGCCGCTCTGGTGGGTCGGGATGGTCACCA TGCTTGTTGGGGAGACCGCCAATTTCGTGGCTTACATGTTTGCGCCAGCCGTCCTCGTCGCTCCGCTGGGAGCACTCAGCATCATTGTCAG TGCTGTTCTGGCCCATTTCATGCTGAATGAGAAGTTGCAGCGGGTGGGCGTCCTGGGCTGTATTCTCTGCATTGTTGGGTCGACGGTGATCATCCTCCACGCTCCCGAGGAGAGGTCCCCGGACTCGGTGGAGCAGATTTGGCGCCTGGCAACGCAGCCTA CCTTCCTTTGCTATGCTGCTCTAGCAGTGGCTGTTTCATTGCTTCTTATGCTATATTGTGCTCCACGGTATGGGCAGACGAACATAATGATCTATGTTGGTATTTGCTCTGTTATCGGATCCCTCACG GTAATGAGCATCAAGGCCGTGGGCATTGCGATTAAACTTACCATTCAGGGCGTAAACCAGGCTGGGTATTTCCAGACGTGGATGTTTGTGACGGTTTCAGCTATATGCTTAATCATCCAGTTAGTTTACCTGAACAAG GCATTGGATACTTTCAATACAGCGCTGGTTTCTCCCATCTATTATGCCATGTTCACAACCCTCACTATTTTAGCAAGTGCCATAATGTTCAAG GATTGGTCTGGGCAGAGCGCAAGCATTATTGCCTCCGAGACTTGTGGATTTCTCACAGTTCTTGCCGGTATTATTGTGCTACATTCCACCAAAGAACCTGATCAAAATCTGTCCCCAG ACCTTTATGCATCTCTCACTGCGCCCCTCCCTCCAAAGATATATTGGcacatccaaggaaacggtgacgTAGGGAAGCAAAAGGAGGACGAGTCGCTTCCCTGCGACTTCATCACCGTCGTGCGCCAGGACTACTTCGTCTAG
- the LOC123079924 gene encoding uncharacterized protein isoform X1, producing MDASGELQCVGRLEIAAPPPARYLRVGSLPVPTDDSAYLPALLPSASPTGTGAPRYQMLPLETDLNTLPVIPNLPEKVFPTDAKSTEGLRCGSGLFNQNLSRKCEALAVSGLAEYGDEIDVIAPTDILKQIFKIPYSKAQVSIAVSRIGDTLILNSGPDVDEGEKIFRRQNNQPKGSDPSILKNFAMHSVRAEACDCPPSHQPSQDKQTASMLHGPFGHREGSLDSSSSSNFSTSPYLDQNISRSRKPSHGTCESLYWGARENKQKVPGSDPIRKTTRVGETPSCEVQESEKSRRVGNNGFRKVCFWQFHNFHILLGSDLLIFSNEKYIAVSLHLWDVSRQVTPLNWLEAWLDNVMASVPELAICYHQNGVVQGYELLKNDDIFLLKGVSDDGTPAFHPQVVQQNGLAVLRFLQNNCKQDPGAYWLYKGAEEDVVQLYDLSILPEKRTAGDHISTCSPVSSLMNKGRRESLFSLGTLLYRVAHRMSLSKVPSNRAKCAKFFRKCLDFLSKQDHLVVRAYAHEQFARLILKCYEELELTTESFLLESEVTLTDLDDESPQLSLQNLPSKQDDVLTEISKDEPAAIDIMLEYSQSESSRGHVDTGTASSTTKDVSDDSLLMCQAGNSQISKPIADAISSKLAAIHHVSQAIKSLRWNRQLQNTQDDCVDNADTIWERPVDFSLCRCGDVDCIEVCDIREWLPKLKMDHKLWKLVLLLGESYLALGEAYKNDGQLHRTLKVVELACMVYGSMPKHLDGDEFISSMSNSSLCLEDGDLNSSLVLDEAEYFKNAKCFGYDISAQQLPPNYLFWANVWMLVGDVYAEYHRLGSHQAPVLQEQKPEGELRMSNEVAMEVKRLKRKLGKDKQNCGTCSLINCSCQSDRANSGSSASSSSPEASTLHGRKKNKKASGRNIRSQSTEIKEKPNAQEAMESSEETQNSTNDTRLEKRTVANAELDHDHTMDNQSSNAYAIPDKPNGDVSSSSGGIFKYLGGPKPGDAEYNLCSAIHCYGAAKGAMFTFPVRSAEFSTILKKRGWAFNELGRIRLESKNLSRAEIAFADAICAFQEVSDHTNVILINCNLAHGRRALAEKLASKIEEFQMYDLPEGSYMQSVKSAKSEYFQAINYYTAAKRQLKYAIADNEVDKSLYNEVYTQYAHTHLRLGMLLARESFLTGSYEGGLVDESSNRTVLEISASDAFREALSTYESLGELRKQEAAFGHFQLGCYQRDLCLKFLDLVNKEVKQKNEDKFRKKAKWYGSLAEKNWQKALEFYGPKTHPTMFLNILMAQSALSTSISDSFHSSAMLEAALMHLLEGRHVVEANEERSNDVNLDIKPKFWSQLQSLLKSMLKNVDTSRPAASAASQANGGGRGDAAKLKEMYRLSLKSSSLGQLHALHKLWV from the exons ATGGACGCGTCGGGCGAGTTGCAGTGCGTGGGGCGGCTGGAGATCGCCGCGCCCCCGCCGGCGCGCTACCTCCGCGTGGGCTCCCTCCCGGTCCCCACCGACGACTCCGCCTACCTCCCCGCCCTCCTCCCCTCCGCttcccc GACTGGGACTGGAGCTCCAAGGTATCAAATGCTGCCACTGGAGACTGACCTCAACACACTCCCCGTGATTCCAAACCTCCCGGAGAAGGTTTTCCCAACGGATGCGAAGAGTACTGAAG GATTACGGTGTGGAAGCGGACTTTTCAACCAAAACTTATCAAGGAAGTGTGAAGCACTAGCTGTGTCAGGCCTAGCCGAATATGGCGATGAAATAGATGTGATTGCTCCAACTGATATTCTAAAGCAGATCTTTAAAATACCTTACTCTAAGGCACAAGTATCTATTGCTGTTAGCCGTATTGGGGACACACTCATTTTAAACTCAGG GCCTGATGTTGATGAAGGTGAAAAGATATTTAGAAGACAAAATAACCAACCTAAAGGATCTGATCCATCAATTTTAAAGAACTTCGCGATGCACTCGGTTAGGGCAGAGGCCTGTGATTGCCCACCAAGTCATCAACCATCACAGGACAAGCAAACAGCATCCATGTTGCATGGACCCTTCGGTCATAGGGAGGGTTCCTTGGATTCGTCCTCCTCGTCTAATTTTAGCACGTCGCCGTATTTGGATCAGAATATCAGTAGAAGTAGAAAACCGTCACATGGTACTTGTGAAAGCCTGTACTGGGGTGCAAGGGAAAATAAGCAAAAAGTTCCAGGATCGGACCCCATTAGGAAAACCACTCGTGTTGGTGAAACCCCCAGTTGTGAGGTGCAAGAATCTGAGAAGAGTAGGAGAGTGGGGAACAATGGATTTCGGAAGGTTTGCTTTTGGCAGTTCCACAATTTCCATATTCTCTTGGGTAGCGACTTGCTTATATTTAGCAATGAGAAATATATCGCAGTCAGCTTGCACCTATGGGATGTTTCTAGACAG GTTACTCCATTGAACTGGCTAGAAGCTTGGCTTGACAATGTTATGGCAAGTGTGCCAGAATTGGCCATATGTTATCATCAGAATGGTGTTGTCCAAGGCTATGAGCTTCTAAAAAATGATGATATATTTCTACTTAAGGGTGTGTCCGATGATGGCACACCTGCATTTCATCCACAGGTCGTCCAGCAAAATGGCCTAGCTGTCCTAAGGTTCCTTCAGAATAACTGTAAGCAAGACCCTGGTGCATATTGG CTCTACAAAGGCGCTGAAGAAGATGTTGTGCAGTTATATGACTTGTCCATATTACCTGAAAAACGTACTGCTGGTGATCATATATCTACGTGCAGTCCTGTGTCTTCTTTAATGAACAAGGGGAGAAGGGAATCACTCTTCTCTCTGGGCACACTCCTCTATCGTGTTGCTCATAGGATGTCTTTATCGAAG GTACCTAGTAATAGAGCAAAATGTGCAAAGTTCTTCAGAAAATGTTTAGATTTCCTCAGCAAGCAGGATCACCTG GTTGTCAGGGCATATGCTCATGAACAGTTTGCAAGGCTCATCCTTAAATGTTACGAGGAATTGGAACTGACAACAGAATCATTTCTGCTTGAATCGGAAGTTACTCTTACCGACTTGGATGACGAGTCTCCACAGTTGAGCCTTCAGAATTTACCATCAAAGCAAGATGATGTATTGACAGAGATAAGCAAGGATGAGCCAGCGGCCATAGATATTATGTTGGAGTATTCACAATCAGAATCTTCACGTGGTCATGTTGATACTGGTACTGCATCTTCAACTACAAAAGATGTCTCTGATGATAGCTTGCTAATGTGTCAGGCTGGAAACTCTCAGATATCAAAACCAATTGCTGATGCTATCTCCTCAAAGTTGGCAGCTATACATCACGTATCACAAGCTATCAAATCTCTAAGATGGAACCGGCAGCTGCAGAACACTCAGGATGATTGTGTTGACAATGCAGACACCATTTGGGAGAGACCTGTTGACTTCTCTTTATGTAGATGTGGTGATGTTGATTGCATTGAAGTTTGCGACATTAGGGAGTGGCTACCAAAACTGAAAATGGACCATAAATTGTGGAAACTTGTTCTTTTGCTGGGGGAATCTTATCTGGCACTGGGAGAGGCGTATAAAAATGATGGGCAGCTTCATCGCACTCTGAAAGTTGTGGAATTAGCTTGCATGGTTTATGGGTCTATGCCTAAACATTTAGATGGTGATGAATTCATCTCATCCATGTCCAATAGTTCGCTGTGCCTTGAAGATGGTGATCTAAACTCAAGCCTTGTATTGGATGAAGCAGAATATTTCAAGAATGCAAAATGCTTTGGTTATGATATTTCTGCTCAACAGTTGCCTCCAAACTATTTATTCTGGGCCAATGTGTGGATGCTTGTAGGCGATGTCTATGCGGAATATCACCGATTGGGCAGCCATCAAGCACCGGTGCTCCAGGAGCAAAAGCCTGAAGGTGAACTTAGGATGTCAAATGAAGTTGCAATGGAAGTCAAACGTCTTAAGAGAAAATTGGGAAAAGATAAGCAGAATTGTGGAACATGCTCACTGATAAACTGTAGCTGCCAAAGTGATAGGGCAAATAGTGGCAGTAGTGCAAGCAGTAGTAGTCCTGAGGCCTCTACATTGCAtggaagaaagaaaaataaaaaagcgtCTGGCAGGAACATTCGTTCACAATCTACTGAAATTAAAGAGAAACCTAATGCGCAGGAAGCTATGGAGAGTTCTGAAGAAACTCAGAACAGCACGAATGATACTCGTCTTGAGAAAAGGACGGTGGCAAATGCTGAACTTGATCATGATCACACCATGGATAATCAGTCAAGTAATGCTTATGCTATTCCTGATAAACCTAATGGCGATGTTTCCAGTTCGAGCGGTGGTATTTTCAAGTACCTTGGAGGTCCTAAACCAGGAGATGCTGAATACAACTTGTGTTCTGCTATTCACTGCTATGGTGCAGCTAAGGGAGCCATGTTTACATTTCCTGTGCGCTCGGCAGAGTTCTCCACCATCCTTAAGAAAAGAGGTTGGGCATTCAATGAACTTGGCCGCATTAGACTTGAGAGTAAAAATCTGAGTAGGGCTGAGATTGCTTTTGCTGATGCTATTTGTGCATTTCAAGAGGTCTCTGATCACACAAATGTTATATTGATCAACTGTAACTTAGCTCATGGTAGAAGAGCTTTAGCAGAGAAATTGGCGTCGAAGATAGAAGAATTTCAGATGTATGATCTTCCTGAAGGCTCATATATGCAATCTGTGAAGTCTGCCAAGTCGGAATATTTTCAAGCAATAAACTACTATACCGCAGCTAAGAGGCAACTGAAGTATGCTATTGCTGACAATGAAGTTGATAAATCACTGTACAACGAAGTTTACACCCAGTATGCCCATACCCACCTGAGGCTCGGAATGCTTTTGGCAAGGGAAAGCTTTTTAACTGGCAGCTACGAAGGTGGACTTGTTGATGAATCATCTAACAGAACAGTTCTTGAGATTTCAGCAAGTGATGCTTTTCGGGAGGCTTTGTCTACATATGAGTCCCTTGGTGAACTTCGCAAACAGGAGGCTGCTTTTGGCCATTTTCAGCTTGGTTGCTATCAAAGGGATCTGTGCTTGAAGTTCCTGGATTTGGTTAACAAGGAGGTCAAACAGAAGAACGAGGATAAATTTCGTAAGAAAGCTAAGTGGTATGGTTCACTAGCAGAGAAGAACTGGCAGAAGGCTTTAGAATTCTATGGTCCGAAGACGCATCCTACCATGTTTCTTAACATCCTTATGGCGCAATCTGCCCTTTCTACTAGCATCTCTGATTCGTTTCATTCTAGTGCG ATGCTTGAAGCCGCGCTGATGCACTTGCTGGAAGGCCGCCACGTGGTCGAAGCGAACGAGGAACGCTCAAACGATGTGAACCTGGACATAAAGCCGAAGTTCTGGAGCCAGCTGCAGagcctgctgaagagcatgctgaAGAACGTGGACACAAGCAGGCCAGCAGCCTCTGCCGCCAGTCAGGCCAACGGCGGCGGCAGAGGTGACGCAGCCAAGCTGAAAGAGATGTATCGTCTGTCTCTAAAATCTTCCTCTCTGGGCCAGCTGCACGCGCTGCACAAGCTCTGGGTCTGA
- the LOC123079924 gene encoding uncharacterized protein isoform X2, translating to MHSVRAEACDCPPSHQPSQDKQTASMLHGPFGHREGSLDSSSSSNFSTSPYLDQNISRSRKPSHGTCESLYWGARENKQKVPGSDPIRKTTRVGETPSCEVQESEKSRRVGNNGFRKVCFWQFHNFHILLGSDLLIFSNEKYIAVSLHLWDVSRQVTPLNWLEAWLDNVMASVPELAICYHQNGVVQGYELLKNDDIFLLKGVSDDGTPAFHPQVVQQNGLAVLRFLQNNCKQDPGAYWLYKGAEEDVVQLYDLSILPEKRTAGDHISTCSPVSSLMNKGRRESLFSLGTLLYRVAHRMSLSKVPSNRAKCAKFFRKCLDFLSKQDHLVVRAYAHEQFARLILKCYEELELTTESFLLESEVTLTDLDDESPQLSLQNLPSKQDDVLTEISKDEPAAIDIMLEYSQSESSRGHVDTGTASSTTKDVSDDSLLMCQAGNSQISKPIADAISSKLAAIHHVSQAIKSLRWNRQLQNTQDDCVDNADTIWERPVDFSLCRCGDVDCIEVCDIREWLPKLKMDHKLWKLVLLLGESYLALGEAYKNDGQLHRTLKVVELACMVYGSMPKHLDGDEFISSMSNSSLCLEDGDLNSSLVLDEAEYFKNAKCFGYDISAQQLPPNYLFWANVWMLVGDVYAEYHRLGSHQAPVLQEQKPEGELRMSNEVAMEVKRLKRKLGKDKQNCGTCSLINCSCQSDRANSGSSASSSSPEASTLHGRKKNKKASGRNIRSQSTEIKEKPNAQEAMESSEETQNSTNDTRLEKRTVANAELDHDHTMDNQSSNAYAIPDKPNGDVSSSSGGIFKYLGGPKPGDAEYNLCSAIHCYGAAKGAMFTFPVRSAEFSTILKKRGWAFNELGRIRLESKNLSRAEIAFADAICAFQEVSDHTNVILINCNLAHGRRALAEKLASKIEEFQMYDLPEGSYMQSVKSAKSEYFQAINYYTAAKRQLKYAIADNEVDKSLYNEVYTQYAHTHLRLGMLLARESFLTGSYEGGLVDESSNRTVLEISASDAFREALSTYESLGELRKQEAAFGHFQLGCYQRDLCLKFLDLVNKEVKQKNEDKFRKKAKWYGSLAEKNWQKALEFYGPKTHPTMFLNILMAQSALSTSISDSFHSSAMLEAALMHLLEGRHVVEANEERSNDVNLDIKPKFWSQLQSLLKSMLKNVDTSRPAASAASQANGGGRGDAAKLKEMYRLSLKSSSLGQLHALHKLWV from the exons ATGCACTCGGTTAGGGCAGAGGCCTGTGATTGCCCACCAAGTCATCAACCATCACAGGACAAGCAAACAGCATCCATGTTGCATGGACCCTTCGGTCATAGGGAGGGTTCCTTGGATTCGTCCTCCTCGTCTAATTTTAGCACGTCGCCGTATTTGGATCAGAATATCAGTAGAAGTAGAAAACCGTCACATGGTACTTGTGAAAGCCTGTACTGGGGTGCAAGGGAAAATAAGCAAAAAGTTCCAGGATCGGACCCCATTAGGAAAACCACTCGTGTTGGTGAAACCCCCAGTTGTGAGGTGCAAGAATCTGAGAAGAGTAGGAGAGTGGGGAACAATGGATTTCGGAAGGTTTGCTTTTGGCAGTTCCACAATTTCCATATTCTCTTGGGTAGCGACTTGCTTATATTTAGCAATGAGAAATATATCGCAGTCAGCTTGCACCTATGGGATGTTTCTAGACAG GTTACTCCATTGAACTGGCTAGAAGCTTGGCTTGACAATGTTATGGCAAGTGTGCCAGAATTGGCCATATGTTATCATCAGAATGGTGTTGTCCAAGGCTATGAGCTTCTAAAAAATGATGATATATTTCTACTTAAGGGTGTGTCCGATGATGGCACACCTGCATTTCATCCACAGGTCGTCCAGCAAAATGGCCTAGCTGTCCTAAGGTTCCTTCAGAATAACTGTAAGCAAGACCCTGGTGCATATTGG CTCTACAAAGGCGCTGAAGAAGATGTTGTGCAGTTATATGACTTGTCCATATTACCTGAAAAACGTACTGCTGGTGATCATATATCTACGTGCAGTCCTGTGTCTTCTTTAATGAACAAGGGGAGAAGGGAATCACTCTTCTCTCTGGGCACACTCCTCTATCGTGTTGCTCATAGGATGTCTTTATCGAAG GTACCTAGTAATAGAGCAAAATGTGCAAAGTTCTTCAGAAAATGTTTAGATTTCCTCAGCAAGCAGGATCACCTG GTTGTCAGGGCATATGCTCATGAACAGTTTGCAAGGCTCATCCTTAAATGTTACGAGGAATTGGAACTGACAACAGAATCATTTCTGCTTGAATCGGAAGTTACTCTTACCGACTTGGATGACGAGTCTCCACAGTTGAGCCTTCAGAATTTACCATCAAAGCAAGATGATGTATTGACAGAGATAAGCAAGGATGAGCCAGCGGCCATAGATATTATGTTGGAGTATTCACAATCAGAATCTTCACGTGGTCATGTTGATACTGGTACTGCATCTTCAACTACAAAAGATGTCTCTGATGATAGCTTGCTAATGTGTCAGGCTGGAAACTCTCAGATATCAAAACCAATTGCTGATGCTATCTCCTCAAAGTTGGCAGCTATACATCACGTATCACAAGCTATCAAATCTCTAAGATGGAACCGGCAGCTGCAGAACACTCAGGATGATTGTGTTGACAATGCAGACACCATTTGGGAGAGACCTGTTGACTTCTCTTTATGTAGATGTGGTGATGTTGATTGCATTGAAGTTTGCGACATTAGGGAGTGGCTACCAAAACTGAAAATGGACCATAAATTGTGGAAACTTGTTCTTTTGCTGGGGGAATCTTATCTGGCACTGGGAGAGGCGTATAAAAATGATGGGCAGCTTCATCGCACTCTGAAAGTTGTGGAATTAGCTTGCATGGTTTATGGGTCTATGCCTAAACATTTAGATGGTGATGAATTCATCTCATCCATGTCCAATAGTTCGCTGTGCCTTGAAGATGGTGATCTAAACTCAAGCCTTGTATTGGATGAAGCAGAATATTTCAAGAATGCAAAATGCTTTGGTTATGATATTTCTGCTCAACAGTTGCCTCCAAACTATTTATTCTGGGCCAATGTGTGGATGCTTGTAGGCGATGTCTATGCGGAATATCACCGATTGGGCAGCCATCAAGCACCGGTGCTCCAGGAGCAAAAGCCTGAAGGTGAACTTAGGATGTCAAATGAAGTTGCAATGGAAGTCAAACGTCTTAAGAGAAAATTGGGAAAAGATAAGCAGAATTGTGGAACATGCTCACTGATAAACTGTAGCTGCCAAAGTGATAGGGCAAATAGTGGCAGTAGTGCAAGCAGTAGTAGTCCTGAGGCCTCTACATTGCAtggaagaaagaaaaataaaaaagcgtCTGGCAGGAACATTCGTTCACAATCTACTGAAATTAAAGAGAAACCTAATGCGCAGGAAGCTATGGAGAGTTCTGAAGAAACTCAGAACAGCACGAATGATACTCGTCTTGAGAAAAGGACGGTGGCAAATGCTGAACTTGATCATGATCACACCATGGATAATCAGTCAAGTAATGCTTATGCTATTCCTGATAAACCTAATGGCGATGTTTCCAGTTCGAGCGGTGGTATTTTCAAGTACCTTGGAGGTCCTAAACCAGGAGATGCTGAATACAACTTGTGTTCTGCTATTCACTGCTATGGTGCAGCTAAGGGAGCCATGTTTACATTTCCTGTGCGCTCGGCAGAGTTCTCCACCATCCTTAAGAAAAGAGGTTGGGCATTCAATGAACTTGGCCGCATTAGACTTGAGAGTAAAAATCTGAGTAGGGCTGAGATTGCTTTTGCTGATGCTATTTGTGCATTTCAAGAGGTCTCTGATCACACAAATGTTATATTGATCAACTGTAACTTAGCTCATGGTAGAAGAGCTTTAGCAGAGAAATTGGCGTCGAAGATAGAAGAATTTCAGATGTATGATCTTCCTGAAGGCTCATATATGCAATCTGTGAAGTCTGCCAAGTCGGAATATTTTCAAGCAATAAACTACTATACCGCAGCTAAGAGGCAACTGAAGTATGCTATTGCTGACAATGAAGTTGATAAATCACTGTACAACGAAGTTTACACCCAGTATGCCCATACCCACCTGAGGCTCGGAATGCTTTTGGCAAGGGAAAGCTTTTTAACTGGCAGCTACGAAGGTGGACTTGTTGATGAATCATCTAACAGAACAGTTCTTGAGATTTCAGCAAGTGATGCTTTTCGGGAGGCTTTGTCTACATATGAGTCCCTTGGTGAACTTCGCAAACAGGAGGCTGCTTTTGGCCATTTTCAGCTTGGTTGCTATCAAAGGGATCTGTGCTTGAAGTTCCTGGATTTGGTTAACAAGGAGGTCAAACAGAAGAACGAGGATAAATTTCGTAAGAAAGCTAAGTGGTATGGTTCACTAGCAGAGAAGAACTGGCAGAAGGCTTTAGAATTCTATGGTCCGAAGACGCATCCTACCATGTTTCTTAACATCCTTATGGCGCAATCTGCCCTTTCTACTAGCATCTCTGATTCGTTTCATTCTAGTGCG ATGCTTGAAGCCGCGCTGATGCACTTGCTGGAAGGCCGCCACGTGGTCGAAGCGAACGAGGAACGCTCAAACGATGTGAACCTGGACATAAAGCCGAAGTTCTGGAGCCAGCTGCAGagcctgctgaagagcatgctgaAGAACGTGGACACAAGCAGGCCAGCAGCCTCTGCCGCCAGTCAGGCCAACGGCGGCGGCAGAGGTGACGCAGCCAAGCTGAAAGAGATGTATCGTCTGTCTCTAAAATCTTCCTCTCTGGGCCAGCTGCACGCGCTGCACAAGCTCTGGGTCTGA